From Catharus ustulatus isolate bCatUst1 chromosome 17, bCatUst1.pri.v2, whole genome shotgun sequence, the proteins below share one genomic window:
- the HELZ2 gene encoding helicase with zinc finger domain 2 — protein MPTANGPKVPLGSLQQQLELLLVCSKCSVKENEITYHPQEVEHKCMYEILLARFRSRRSRSTAWRKVSRRPGFPNPARYAVCRYYVMGMGCSRHKNQCTFAWSAEEAVVWNFEREHQLERRWLKAAVLQAQLGAHPAATPHLTASAASEITSEFGGCFQEICKRCFFGCPQRITVGGCGWLCETHHSWDPLLVHAVLDSQKKQQYTTIRPCPEFMETLNYCRFVSRGQPCRHGPQRCQFAHSDVEMAVWEAERERGLLRSDLLPSVGTGRANGKPAVPAPVQFYCHICLVTCSSQESFENHCSSIEHVQMLSADSSMQWVHRAPPLGLTKFSLCSRADVCEMGNSCTKAHSKEELQEWIQRVKVSMKKKKQALKDGLLSYQDRLLAEYRMCSNEVLIMAEHVEGVQVVCEQPLHVQLEDRKKKYQWQFKVHSQMHLQHVALLKREPGVNFYFSGNGLSRGLQYLCGEHVATVLSSPRTALVEVSVECCVLGIFEQWVVFDFGKRPVLMQKIRVKVGRREAPQHVPSTRESSRPVNFVRWDRGNRIIIPSVPRTDDDVVLLAKYKPPALALDYQSGSGAVVPITRVNYRERMHSFLFREEEAEQALIAKLNLRVLISLTPMLQSLSMGAKFAVSGELFAEVPTPYNLSPDTDEGYLLSRSVPTAFLALDPPVDNRVYEVFVEHKATTEKTIWLRIPSRCCSELNFKANTSHKVEIQFQIDQLLFRHWHQAVDSLLDEKLVLPDVASCSIPYSLGSPQRGNNKQKQAISYITGQLTTSRQVPPLLIYGPFGTGKTFTLAMATLEILKQPNARVLICTHTNSAADIYIREYFHNYVTMGHPWAVPLRIILTDRPINLTDPITLMYCCLSPDQRSFRLPTQAEIDKHHIIITTSMLSKDLKVPRGYFTHIMIDEAAQMLECEALVPLSYATSETRIVLAGDHMQITPKLFCVGSGQSADHTLLNRLFQFYQREKHEVAMKSRIIFNENYRSTAGIIEFISKHFYVGKGNAIHASGNIPPHPEIYPLVFCHVSGVAERDISMISWQNVSEIIQVIEKVKEIYQRWPDEWGVRDLKKICVVSHGTQVSTTRQELRKKQLQEVVVENYENLPGREFRVIIISTVHTSESLRVSASHHLEFFNEARVLNTIMTRAQSLVVAVGDAVALCSHGQCSKVWKRFIQQCIDNGSIFPENLTMAQIKQAACDKESWSRSLEEDEDSDADSSSSEGESINADDPILQELLDESKNMLVTVSDEGLLNVKSEASNQREDKREYFSFSSQTMQQYLHMHPQMYKRCELIKEAFDRASAFTLNDSPAMNIQIKGRVNCGTAFTGDEVLVEILQNSTGDSSTHRPQGRVVGILKRAERERTFICMMDEFDPRVMIPIDPTVTKIFVPGLKEKPNAIPIRRLVNGKYRVVRCEKINQETRRCQFYCVQVISWREGFYYPLGIVTEILQAAMTLEEGLKILALEYGLENKYPAAVTRESAKYASNSNINLTKETLKDCRNYMTFTIDPEGARDLDDAISVRDLGRHYEIGIHITDVAGIIPKGSALDLEAKKRGVTYYAPKQEPLCMFPPKISQDVCSLLPQKDRRVISLFVTVEKETDQMLKGIFTISVIRSDRQLSYEEAELCIKKCYSGAAEALRFDTLEDCIAVAYHFSRIHRKFRLQEDCFYDRLDEESSPGNRGSHQMIEELMIMFNSFVAEFLTNQEVTRNVTPLRCQCEPSLGQLSHMKNKYSHIIPLSIHLLHHLGEMPPGQDSPKNVEFSVLGPIWEHLQSAANAHDFQKMLDLVVTDDIHPKLAPVVLEFRRLLSRSYFCRSNSTVQSKAGHYSLHVDSYTWASSPIRRYVDVVVQRHLHSVLRKKPLVYSMDDIEFLCHDFNRKNSQAVAYEKRAHSLQMASQLKDQVLQKIAFVVDIEEMSRFFKALFPLNNESLPDPQRISYRSLQLIEQPVFIHQRNSIRLTWKRRMYSADTKEQSLREGPLCDKSVTLFRTQTWQDVLTAIRNEEFDKAASLLQQSKELYRRHIGWVRKSSCSHYMELSLELSAGDALWFQLTTDVSRGFLVPFVQLWCVTPGFEVCLQHMEKPIECFSAYATLQSKDRYKSTAEYNKVWMPMSAMESASCAVAENDSIVLCDIKIKWAKQRTSKGQLQGSFVLKKAWLEDCSIEVDFMHCYLCIRLGGLKLPKSPQSDEECLSHGLQNLSLLDNSKSENKLVVDPDTYTWVAHGVTEEFSDNDKSDRSSQQTVNFYIHYMSMETVPVEISQHSARFTVELIPKMLPDIRKEKALWKLKRASDLATSIALGHEPPQKLTKSRILQQKSFDIPGSNWKLNRSQNQAVLDALKKSFTLIQGPPGTGKTVVGTHIVYWFHKLNEESIEQDKTPCLEEEKDKKRKCILYCGPSNKSVDVVAEMLMKMKNLKPLRVYGEAIETMEFPYPGSNRNISRKSLRDAKPKRELSEIILHHRIRRAPSPNWQNICKFDARVRNGEDIREEETKEYKSWLTQGRSYQLACHDVILCTCSVSSASSLEQLNVRQIIIDECAMSTEPETLIPLVCHHRAEKVVLLGDHKQLRPVVNNDVCKTLGMETSLFERYQEQALMLDTQYRMHKSICEFPSQEFYERRLRTCPQLVRKPSVLHHRDSNCCPIIFGHVEGKEHSLMVSTEEGNENSRANLEEVAQVVRIAKQLTLDGTIRPDSIAILSPYSAQVSEINKSLQREGIRGVTVCTIMKSQGSEWKYVILSTVRSCPRSEIDRKPTKSWQKKYLGFITDPNQVNVGITRAQEGLCIIGNRYLLECNPLWRRMIQHYYSHNSCTAAQEIRVRRTPALCR, from the exons ATGCCAACAGCCAACGGCCCGAAGGTGCCACTgggcagcctccagcagcagctggagctgctcctggtctGCTCCAAATGCAGTGTGAAGGAGAACGAGATCACCTACCACCCGCAGGAGGTGGAGCACAAGTGCATGTACGAGATCCTGCTGGCGCGCTTCCGCAgccgcaggagcaggagcacagcatgGAGGAAGGTGTCCCGGCGGCCCGGCTTCCCCAACCCGGCACGCTACGCTGTCTGCAGGTACTACGTGATGGGgatgggctgcagcaggcacaaGAACCAGTGCACCTTCGCCTGGAGCGCGGAGGAGGCCGTGGTCTGGAACTTTGAGAGGGAGCACCAGCTGGAGCGGCGCTGGCTGAAGGCGGCCGTGCTGCAGGCGCAACTGGGGgcccaccctgctgccaccccccaCCTCACTGCCAGCGCTGCCAGTGAGATCACCAGCGAGTTCGGGGGGTGCTTCCAGGAGATCTGCAAGCGTTGCTTTTTCGGCTGCCCCCAGCGCATCACGGTGGGTGGCTGCGGGTGGCTCTGTGAGACCCACCACAGCTGGGACCCGCTGCTGGTGCACGCGGTGCTGGACAGCCAGAAGAAGCAGCAGTACACGACCATCCGGCCCTGCCCCGAGTTCATGGAGACCCTCAACTACTGCCGGTTCGTGTCCCGGGGCCAACCCTGCAGGCACGGCCCGCAGCGCTGCCAGTTTGCCCACAGTGATGTGGAGATGGCCGTCTGGGAGGCCGAGAGGGAGCGCGGATTGCTGCGCTCCGACCTGCTGCCCTCCGTGGGCACTGGCAGAGCCAACGGCAAGCCGGCAGTGCCTGCGCCCGTGCAGTTCTACTGCCACATCTGCCTGGTGACCTGCAGCTCGCAGGAGAGCTTTGAGAACCACTGCTCCTCCATCGAGCACGTGCAGATGCTCTCAGCTGACAGCTCCATGCAGTGGGTCCACCGTGCTCCGCCGCTCGGGCTGACCAAGTTCTCACTGTGCAGCAG AGCAGATGTGTGTGAAATGGGGAACAGCTGCACCAAGGCTCATTCcaaagaggagctgcaggagtggaTCCAGAGGGTGAAGGtttccatgaagaaaaagaagcaagcCCTGAAGGATGGACTCTTGTCCTACCAGGACCGGCTCCTTGCTGAGTATCGGATGTGCTCCAACGAGGTGTTAATT ATGGCTGAACACGTCGAGGGTGTCCAAGTTGTGTGTGAGCAGCCTCTGCATGTGCAGCTGGAggacaggaagaagaaatacCAATGGCAGTTCAAGGTCCACTCTCAG ATGCATCTGCAGCACGTGGCCCTGCTGAAGCGGGAGCCTGGAGTCAACTTCTACTTCTCGGGGAACGGGCTTTCTCGGGGCCTGCAGTACCTTTGTGGGGAGCACGTGGCCACCGTGCTCTCCTCGCCCCGCACCGCGCTGGTGGAGGTCAGCGTGGAGTGCTGCGTCCTGGGCATCTTCGAGCAGTGGGTGGTGTTTGACTTCGGCAAGCGCCCTGTCCTCATGCAGAAGATCAGGGTGAAGGTTGGGAGGCGGGAGGCCCCCCAGCAtgtccccagcaccagggaGAGCAGCCGCCCCGTCAACTTTGTGCGCTGGGATCGCGGTAACCGGATCATCATCCCCAGCGTGCCGAGGACCGATGACGACGTGGTTCTGCTGGCAAAGTACAAAcctcctgctctggcactgGATTACCAAAGTGGGAGTGGTGCAGTCGTTCCCATCACCCGGGTCAACTATCGGGAGAGGATGCACAGCTTCCTCTTCCGTGAGGAAGAAGCTGAGCAGGCTCTGATTGCCAA ACTCAACCTGCGTGTGCTCATCTCGCTGACGCCCATGCTGCAGAGCCTCTCCATGGGGGCCAAGTTTGCTGTCTCTGGGGAGCTGTTTGCTGAAGTGCCTACCCCTTACAACCTCTCACCAGACACGGATGAGGGGTACCTGCTGAGCAGGTCTGTGCCCACCGCCTTCCTGGCGCTTGACCCACCTGTGGACAATCGGGTTTATGAAGTTTTTGTGGAGCATAAAGCCACCACGGAGAAGACCATCTGGCTGCGGATACCAAGCAGGTGCTGTTCTGAGCTGAACTTCAAGGCAAACACCTCCCACAAGGTGGAGATCCAGTTCCAAATAGATCAGCTGCTGTTCCGGCACTGGCACCAGGCTGTGGACAGCCTGTTGGATGAGAAGCTGGTCCTGCCAGATGTTGCCAGTTGCTCCATCCCCTACTCTCTTGGGTCCCCACAGAGAGGGAATAACAAGCAGAAACAAGCCATCTCCTACATCACAGGCCAGCTGACCACCAGCCGGCAGGTGCCACCTCTGCTCATCTATGGGCCCTTTGGCACAGGGAAGACATTCACCTTGGCCATGGCCACCTTGGAGATCCTCAAGCAGCCCAACGCACGGGTGCTGATCTGCACTCACACAAACAG CGCTGCTGACATTTACATCCGGGAGTATTTTCACAACTATGTGACCATGGGGCATCCGTGGGCTGTTCCCCTGCGGATCATCCTCACCGACCGGCCCATCAACCTGACAGACCCCATCACCCTGATGTACTGCTGCCTCTCGCCAGACCAGCGCTCCTTCCGCCTCCCCACGCAGGCCGAGATCGACAAGCACCACATCATTATCACCACCTCCATGCTATCCAAGGACCTGAAGGTCCCCCGAGGTTACTTCACCCACATCATGATCGACGAGGCTGCGCAGATGCTGGAGTGCGAAGCTTTGGTTCCGCTCTCCTACGCCACTTCTGAGACCCGCATTGTCCTGGCTGGGGACCACATGCAGATAACCCCAAAGCTGTTCTGTGTTGGGAGTGGGCAATCTGCTGATCACACCCTCTTGAACCGGCTCTTTCAGTTCTACCAGAGGGAGAAGCATGAGGTGGCCATGAAGAGCAGGATCATCTTCAATGAGAATTATCGTTCCACTGCTGGCATTATTGAATTCATCTCCAAACACTTCTACGTTGGCAAAGGCAATGCGATCCACGCCAGTGGGAACATCCCACCCCATCCTGAAATTTATCCCCTTGTGTTCTGCCATGTGTCTGGTGTGGCTGAAAGGGATATCTCCATGATTTCTTGGCAAAACGTCTCCGAGATAATACAAGTGATTGAGAAAGTGAAGGAGATCTATCAGCGGTGGCCAGATGAGTGGGGTGTGCGGGATCTGAAGAAGATCTGTGTGGTCTCCCATGGGACACAG GTTTCTACAACAAGACAAGAGCTGAGGAAAAAGCAGCTACAAGAGGTGGTGGTGGAAAACTACGAAAATTTGCCAG GGCGTGAGTTTCGGGTCATAATCATCAGCACGGTGCACACCAGTGAGAGCCTGCGTGTCTCAGCCTCCCATCACCTCGAGTTCTTCAACGAGGCCAGAGTGCTCAACACCATCATGACCCGCGCCCAGTCTCTGGTGGTTGCGGTGGGGGACGCCGTGGCCTTGTGCTCCCATGGCCAGTGCAGCAAGGTGTGGAAACGGTTCATCCAGCAGTGCATCGATAACGGGAGCATCTTCCCGGAGAACCTGACAATGGCTCAGATCAAACAGGCTGCGTGTGACaaggagagctggagcaggagcctggaggaggatgaggacAGCGATGCAGACTCCTCAAGCTCTGAGGGTGAGAGCATAAATGCTGATGATCCCATTCTCCAGGAGCTCTTAGATGAGAGCAAGAACATGCTGGTGACAGTGTCTGATGAAGGGCTGCTGAATGTGAAGTCCGAGGCTTCAAACCAGCGGGAAGACAAGCGGGAGTATTTCAGCTTCTCTTCTCAGACGATGCAGCAGTACCTGCACATGCACCCCCAAATGTACAAGAGGTGTGAGCTGATCAAAGAGGCGTTTGACAGAGCTTCTGCCTTCACCCTCAATGACTCCCCTGCCATGAACATCCAGATCAAAGGCAGAGTTAACTGTGGGACAGCCTTCACTGGGGATGAGGTGCTGGTGGAAATCCTGCAGAACAGCACgggtgacagcagcacccaccGCCCACAGGGGAGGGTGGTGGGCATCCTGAAGCGTGCTGAGAGAGAACGGACCTTCATCTGCATGATGGATGAGTTTGATCCCCGTGTGATGATACCCATCGATCCCACCGTCACCAAAATATTCGTCCCGGGGCTGAAGGAGAAACCCAATGCCATTCCCATCCGCAGGCTTGTCAATGGGAAGTACAGAGTGGTCAGGTGTGAGAAGATCAACCAGGAGACAAGGAGGTGCCAGTTCTACTGTGTGCAGGTCATCTCCTGGCGGGAAGGGTTTTACTACCCTCTGGGGATAGTAACAGAGATCCTGCAGGCAGCAATGACTTTGGAAGAAGGCTTAAAGATCCTTGCCTTGGAGTATGGTTTGGAGAACAAATATCCAGCTGCTGTGACCAGAGAGTCAGCCAAATACGCCTCCAACAGCAACATAAACCTCACCAAGGAAACTCTGAAGGACTGTCGGAATTACATGACCTTCACTATCGACCCTGAAGGTGCCAGGGATTTGGATGATGCTATCAGCGTTAGGGATCTTGGGCGTCACTATGAGATTGGGATCCACATTACAGATGTGGCTGGCATAATTCCCAAAGGCAGTGCCTTGGACCTGGAAGCAAAGAAGCGGGGTGTCACCTACTATGCTCCCAAGCAGGAGCCTCTGTGCATGTTCccacccaaaatcagccaagATGTCTGCAGCCTCCTGCCGCAGAAGGATCGACGGGTGATCTCCTTGTTTGTCACCGTAGAGAAGGAGACTGATCAGATGTTAAAGGGAATCTTCACCATCTCCGTGATCCGCTCGGACAGGCAACTGTCCTATGaagaggcagagctctgcattAAGAAGTGCTACAGCGGAGCAGCAGAAGCCCTTCGTTTTGATACCCTGGAGGACTGCATAGCTGTGGCTTATCACTTCTCCAGGATCCATCGGAAGTTTCGGCTACAGGAGGATTGTTTCTATGACCGGCTGGATGAGGAAAGTTCCCCAGGTAACAGGGGGTCCCATCAGATGATAGAGGAGTTAATGATCATGTTCAATAGTTTTGTGGCCGAGTTCCTCACCAACCAGGAGGTGACCAGAAACGTTACTCCTCTCCGGTGTCAGTGTGAGCCAAGTCTTGGACAGCTATCACACATGAAAAACAAGTACAGCCACATCATTCCTTTGTCCATTCATCTGTTGCATCACCTGGGAGAAATGCCTCCTGGTCAAGACTCCCCTAAAAATGTGGAGTTCAGTGTTCTGGGCCCCATCTGGGAGCACCTGCAGTCAGCTGCTAATGCCCATGACTTCCAGAAGATGCTTGACCTCGTTGTCACTGATGACATCCACCCCAAGCTGGCCCCAGTGGTGCTGGAGTTCAGGAGACTGCTCAGCCGCTCCTATTTCTGTCGCTCCAACTCCACTGTCCAGTCGAAGGCAGGCCATTACTCCCTGCATGTGGACTCCTACACCTGGGCCTCCTCTCCCATCCGCCGGTATGTGGATGTCGTGGTCCAGCGGCACCTCCATTCTGTGCTCCGCAAGAAGCCTCTCGTCTATTCTATGGACGACATTGAGTTTCTCTGTCACGACTTCAACAGGAAGAATAGCCAGGCGGTGGCGTACGAGAAGAGAGCTCACTCCCTGCAGATGGCCAGCCAGCTGAAGGACCAAGTCCTGCAGAAGATTGCCTTTGTGGTGGATATCGAAGAGATGAGCAGATTTTTTAAAGCCCTGTTTCCCCTGAACAATGAGAGTCTTCCAGATCCACAGAGAATTAGCTACAGGTCCCTTCAGCTGATAGAGCAGCCTGTGTTCATCCATCAGCGGAACAGCATCAGGCTGACCTGGAAGAGGAGGATGTACTCTGCAGACACAAAGGAGCAGAGCCTGCGGGAAGGACCCCTCTGTGACAAGAGCGTCACCCTCTTTCGCACCCAGACGTGGCAAGACGTGCTCACGGCCATCAGGAACGAGGAGTTTGACAAGGCTGcgtccctcctgcagcagagcaaggaGCTGTACCGCCGGCACATCGGCTGGGTGCGCaagagctcctgctcccactacatggagctgtccctggagctgagcGCCGGCGACGCGCTGTGGTTCCAGCTCACCACCGACGTCAGCCGCGGCTTCCTGGTGCCCTTCGTGCAGCTGTGGTGTGTGACTCCAGGGTTTGAGGTCTGCCTGCAGCACATGGAGAAGCCAATCGAATGCTTCTCAGCCTACGCCACGCTGCAGTCCAAGGACAGGTACAAGAGCACAGCAGAGTACAACAAGGTGTGGATGCCCATGAGTGCCATGGAGTCTGCGTCATGTGCTGTGGCAGAGAACGACTCGATTGTCCTCTgtgatattaaaataaagtgGGCAAAGCAAAGGACAAGCAAAGGACAGCTGCAAGGGAGCTTTGTGCTGAAGAAGGCGTGGTTGGAGGACTGCTCCATTGAAGTGGATTTCATGCACTGTTACCTGTGCATTCGTTTAGGTGGGCTGAAACTTCCCAAGAGCCCTCAGAGTGATGAGGAATGTCTCAGCCATGGCCTCCAGAACCTGTCTTTGCTTGACAACAGCAAATCAGAGAACAAACTTGTGGTTGATCCTGATACCTACACCTGGGTGGCTCATGGGGTCACGGAGGAGTTCAGCGATAATGACAAGTCAGACAGGTCTAGTCAGCAGACTGTGAATTTTTACATCCACTATATGTCTATGGAGACCGTCCCTGTGGAGATCTCACAGCATTCTGCCAGGTTCACAGTGGAGCTCATTCCAAAGATGCTGCCAGACAT AcggaaagaaaaagcactttgGAAGCTCAAGCGTGCCTCTGACCTTGCTACAAGCATAGCCCTTGGCCATGAACCTCCTCAAAAAT TGACAAAATCCAGAATCCTGCAGCAAAAATCCTTTGATATCCCTGGCAGCAACTGGAAACTTAACAGGAGTCAGAACCAGGCTGTTCTGGATGCTCTAAAGAAATCCTTCACGCTCATCCAAGGCCCACCAG gCACAGGCAAGACCGTTGTTGGAACTCACATTGTCTACTGGTTCCATAAACTGAATGAGGAGAGTATTGAGCAGGACAAAACACCATgcttggaagaagaaaaggacaaGAAGAGAAAGTGCATCTTGTACTGTGGCCCATCCAACAAGTCTGTTGATGTTGTTGCTG AGATgctgatgaagatgaagaaccTGAAACCACTGAGAGTTTATGGGGAGGCCATAGAGACGATGGAATTCCCGTACCCGGGGAGCAACCGGAACATCTCCCGTAAATCCCTACGGGATGCAAAGCCCAAACGTGAGCTCAG TGAAATAATCCTGCATCATCGCATCCGGCGGGCGCCCAGCCCCAACTGGCAGAATATCTGCAAGTTTGATGCTCGGGTGAGGAACGGAGAGGACATcagagaagaagaaacaaagga GTACAAAAGTTGGTTGACACAAGGTCGTTCGTATCAGCTGGCGTGTCACGATGTCATCCTGTGCACCTGCTCTGtctcatctgccagctccctggaACAACTCAATGTCAGGCAGATAATCATTGATGAGTGTGCCATGTCCACAGAGCCAGAGACCCTCATCCCCTTGGTCTGCCACCACCGTGCTGAGAAG GTGGTTTTGTTGGGGGATCACAAACAGCTGCGGCCAGTGGTGAACAATGATGTCTGCAAGACTCTTGGCATGGAGACGTCTCTCTTTGAGCGCTACCAGGAACAGGCATTGATGCTGGACACGCAGTACCGCATG CACAAGAGCATTTGTGAGTTCCCATCCCAGGAATTCTATGAAAGGCGGCTGAGAACGTGTCCTCAGCTTGTTCGGAAACCCAGCGTGCTCCACCACAGGGACAGCAACTGCTGCCCCATCATCTTCGGGCAtgtggaagggaaggagcacTCCCTCATGGTTTCTACtgaggaaggaaatgagaaCTCCAGAGCTAACCTGGAGGAAGTGGCGCAGGTG GTGAGGATAGCCAAGCAGCTGACACTAGATGGCACCATCCGGCCGGACAGCATCGCCATCCTGAGCCCCTACAGCGCCCAGGTGTCCGAGATCAACAAGAGCCTACAGAGGGAGGGCATCCGCGGGGTGACCGTCTGCACCATCATGAAGAGTCAAG GAAGTGAATGGAAATATGTGATCCTGTCAACTGTACGCTCCTGCCCCCGATCTGAGATCGATAGGAAACCTACAAAGAGCTGGCAGAAGAAATACCTGGGGTTTATTACTGACCCAAACCAGGTCAATGTTGGCATCACACGAGCTCAGGAAGGACTCTGCATCATAG ggaaccGGTACCTCCTGGAGTGCAACCCTTTGTGGAGGAGAATGATCCAGCATTACTACAGCCAcaacagctgcactgcagcccaggagaTCCGTGTCAGGAggaccccagccctgtgccGGTGA